From Rutidosis leptorrhynchoides isolate AG116_Rl617_1_P2 chromosome 3, CSIRO_AGI_Rlap_v1, whole genome shotgun sequence, a single genomic window includes:
- the LOC139900595 gene encoding secreted RxLR effector protein 78-like, translating into MLSELISWFKKRHKKMMILKVDFEKAFDSVNWSYLDFSLSQLGFGDRWRKWIQACLQSSRSSVLVNGSPTSEFSLKCGLRQGDPLSPYLFIIVMEGFHLTVESVVRNNALHGISVGNCKLSHFLFTDDAALVSEWHNNDLTVMFNLLDHFYLESGLKINMSKSNLFGVGVDQ; encoded by the coding sequence ATGTTGAGTGAATTGATCAGTTGGTTTAAAAAAAGGCACAAGAAGATGATGATATTAAAAGTTGATTTCGAAAAAGCTTTCGATTCTGTAAATTGGTCATACTTGGATTTTTCTCTTTCTCAATTAGGTTTTGGCGACAGATGGCGTAAGTGGATTCAAGCTTGTCTACAATCGAGTAGAAGCTCGGTCCTTGTGAATGGAAGTCCAACATCAGAATTCTCTTTGAAATGCGGTTTGCGTCAAGGTGACCCACTATCACCATATCTTTTCATTATTGTTATGGAAGGATTCCACCTTACCGTTGAATCTGTCGTTCGTAATAATGCTTTACATGGAATCTCTGTTGGCAATTGCAAACTATCCCACTTTCTTTTTACAGACGACGCTGCATTAGTTTCTGAATGGCATAATAATGACCTTACAGTTATGTTTAACTTGCTGGATCATTTTTACCTCGAATCGGGATTGAAAATAAATATGTCTAAATCTAATCTTTTTGGTGTTGGCGTGGATCAGTAG